A DNA window from Tenuifilaceae bacterium CYCD contains the following coding sequences:
- the kdsC gene encoding 3-deoxy-D-manno-octulosonate 8-phosphate phosphatase — protein MKKNFKELLADVKAFVFDVDGVFTDGTVLLHPSGELMRTSNTRDGYAVHVAVERGFPIAIISGGKSEAVRERFKGLGVTDIYLGATDKIEALEDFRFKYGIEFSQILYMGDDLPDYEALKKVGIPTCPLDAAPEIKQISAYISSYAGGKGCVRDVIEQVLRLNGKWGPSSNGLQ, from the coding sequence ATGAAGAAAAATTTCAAAGAACTCCTTGCCGATGTTAAGGCCTTTGTATTTGACGTTGATGGAGTATTTACCGATGGCACAGTTCTTCTTCACCCCTCGGGCGAACTTATGCGAACATCAAATACTCGCGATGGTTATGCTGTTCATGTTGCTGTTGAGCGAGGGTTTCCTATTGCTATTATTTCCGGAGGAAAGTCCGAAGCAGTTAGGGAGCGTTTCAAAGGACTCGGTGTTACCGATATATATTTAGGTGCAACCGATAAAATTGAGGCCTTGGAGGATTTTAGGTTCAAGTATGGAATTGAGTTCTCGCAGATTTTATATATGGGAGATGATTTGCCCGATTACGAGGCATTAAAAAAAGTTGGCATACCAACTTGCCCTTTAGATGCGGCTCCTGAGATTAAACAGATTTCTGCTTATATTTCATCCTATGCAGGGGGGAAGGGCTGTGTTAGAGATGTTATAGAACAAGTGCTCCGATTAAACGGAAAGTGGGGGCCATCGTCTAACGGTTTACAGTAG